The following proteins are encoded in a genomic region of Neoarius graeffei isolate fNeoGra1 chromosome 6, fNeoGra1.pri, whole genome shotgun sequence:
- the insyn1 gene encoding inhibitory synaptic factor 1, with the protein MKMVIEQLEGILIELKDVAKELREVVGQIDKLTADFDFDPEPDEWTVATASSTSSSERGLTEAFRLDFLSHDVLSDAWDFCGYRKTAREEDELLEEEEPGSSASATPTPTVNTYSQMNGGLPIPNGPLMVTPDSSSEEASSSTHSQKTSRTSGTRERVRFSDKVLYHALCCDDDDEDEPEEEEGGEDDDKVDCGMPDTDSEPSPLASSPVPPLSSSKCSTTLHKWRETSSAGPSPVKMTMLGPHTLPRKGPLKPGSRKKLLRNSSTQTVSDKSTQTVLPYIPAKQKSKEP; encoded by the coding sequence GTGGTGGGTCAGATCGACAAGCTCACAGCGGACTTTGACTTCGACCCAGAGCCAGATGAATGGACAGTGGCAACGGCGAGCAGCACTTCGAGTAGTGAACGCGGCCTCACCGAAGCCTTCAGGCTCGACTTCCTCAGCCATGATGTGCTTTCCGATGCCTGGGATTTCTGCGGCTACCGCAAAACGGCTCGGGAAGAAGATGAGTTGCTGGAAGAGGAAGAGCCAGGGAGCTCCGCCTCGGCCACCCCTACGCCCACTGTCAACACATATTCGCAGATGAACGGTGGTCTACCAATCCCCAACGGACCTTTGATGGTCACTCCAGACTCTTCCAGCGAGGAGGCATCGAGTTCCACGCACAGTCAGAAAACATCACGCACCTCCGGGACGAGAGAGCGAGTTCGCTTCAGTGACAAGGTCCTCTATCATGCGCTTTGCTGCGATGATGACGATGAAGATGAACCAGAGGAGGAGGAAGGAGGAGAGGATGATGATAAAGTGGACTGCGGGATGCCAGACACAGACAGCGAGCCAAGCCCTTTGGCTTCTTCCCCTGTCCCTCCTCTTTCCTCCTCCAAATGCTCAACCACTCTTCACAAATGGCGGGAAACCTCTTCAGCGGGGCCATCACCTGTGAAGATGACCATGCTCGGGCCACATACTCTGCCTAGAAAGGGTCCATTAAAACCAGGCAGCAGGAAAAAACTGCTGCGCAATAGCAGCACTCAGACAGTATCAGACAAAAGCACGCAAACAGTATTGCCATACATCCCAGCGAAACAGAAAAGCAAGGAACCCTAA